The following are encoded together in the bacterium genome:
- a CDS encoding chloride channel protein: protein MGPLLSQFLAPALIGALTGACVAAASGLVEGQLMERLADLPGYLPALLTPLALLATWGVGRLVTGFFTPATSELYIHTYVTPGARLPLREVPGRLLAAVTTVGFGGSQGFESPSALIGAAWSQLLARWTRSEDTRRTLLAAGASAGIAAVFSSPAMGALYGIEVPYRRDVDAPRLAPCAIAAVSAYLVRRALVGDELLLQVAPLPPIDATYVAACAAVAICCGLGARLFAAIEDGLRAIGRRQTRFTRAAIGGAGLGLLAAVGFALSGAWITFGPGYVAADWLLREPHPLGLIGAVLAVRAAGNLICVYGGGGGGVFTSLACNGAFIGQLIAEAIGRGHAHLLPLLGAACFLSAGYRLPIAGMLWIGEQSGSVTISIAGLAAIAVSQLLMGEASVSEAQAEERKALLKKGC, encoded by the coding sequence ATGGGCCCGCTGCTCTCGCAGTTCCTCGCCCCGGCGCTGATCGGCGCTCTCACCGGCGCCTGCGTGGCGGCGGCGTCGGGGCTGGTCGAGGGCCAGCTCATGGAGCGGCTGGCGGACCTGCCGGGCTACCTGCCGGCGCTGCTCACGCCGCTCGCCCTGCTCGCCACCTGGGGGGTCGGACGCCTCGTCACCGGCTTCTTCACGCCGGCGACCTCGGAGCTCTACATCCACACCTACGTCACGCCCGGGGCGCGCCTGCCGTTGCGCGAGGTACCCGGCCGCCTCCTCGCCGCCGTCACCACCGTCGGCTTCGGCGGCTCGCAGGGGTTCGAGTCGCCGTCGGCGCTGATCGGCGCCGCCTGGAGCCAACTGCTGGCGCGGTGGACCCGTTCGGAGGACACCCGCCGCACGCTGCTGGCGGCGGGCGCCAGCGCCGGCATCGCGGCGGTGTTCTCCTCGCCGGCGATGGGCGCGCTGTACGGCATCGAGGTGCCGTACCGGCGCGACGTCGACGCGCCGCGACTGGCGCCCTGCGCCATCGCCGCCGTCAGCGCCTACCTGGTGCGGCGCGCCCTGGTCGGCGACGAGTTGCTGCTGCAGGTGGCGCCCTTGCCGCCGATCGACGCCACCTACGTCGCCGCCTGTGCCGCGGTGGCGATCTGCTGCGGCCTCGGCGCCCGCCTGTTCGCCGCCATCGAGGACGGGCTGCGGGCGATCGGCCGCCGCCAGACGCGCTTCACCCGGGCCGCGATCGGCGGCGCCGGCCTCGGGCTGCTGGCGGCCGTGGGCTTCGCGCTCTCCGGCGCCTGGATCACCTTCGGCCCCGGCTACGTCGCCGCCGACTGGCTGCTGCGCGAGCCGCACCCGCTGGGGCTGATCGGCGCCGTGCTCGCCGTCCGCGCCGCCGGCAACCTGATCTGCGTCTACGGCGGCGGCGGCGGCGGCGTGTTCACCTCGCTCGCCTGCAACGGCGCCTTCATCGGCCAACTGATCGCCGAGGCCATCGGCCGCGGCCATGCGCACCTGCTGCCGCTGCTCGGCGCCGCCTGCTTCCTCTCCGCCGGCTACCGGCTGCCGATCGCCGGCATGCTGTGGATCGGCGAGCAGAGCGGCAGCGTGACCATTTCGATCGCCGGCCTGGCGGCGATCGCCGTCAGCCAGCTCCTGATGGGCGAGGCCTCGGTGTCGGAGGCCCAGGCGGAGGAACGGAAGGCTTTGCTCAAGAAAGGTTGCTAG
- the sthA gene encoding Si-specific NAD(P)(+) transhydrogenase, whose protein sequence is MRQVDLCVIGSGPGGQKAAIQAAKLGKRVCLVEQREQVGGVAVHTGTIPSKALREMILRAGGIRSAAPRLQDFLAAGRAATLKQLWSYYDTVIQTEVQIVQRQLAHNEIELVYGSARFVDPHTVEAAGLTATETIVADAFVIAVGSVPARPAQVPFDGVTVFTTDELFSLPAVPHSMVIVGGGVIGTEYASMLAVLGVRVTLIESRPRLLEFVDGEIVEALQYHLRQHGVALRLGEHVVTIRAVPASGGGRSATGQMAEVTLESGKSVIADCLMYCVGRQGATAGLNLAAVGLEADARGRLKVDAGYATSVPHVRAVGDVIGFPALASTSMEQGRVAVCRMYGAACDSMNALLPYGIYSIPEIATVGRTEEDLTRAGIAYETGIAQYREIARGQLLGDELGMLKLLIAQDTHAVLGAHAIGTGATELIHIAQAVMALNGTADYFVDAVFNYPTLAECYRVAALNGLNKLRNA, encoded by the coding sequence ATGCGCCAGGTCGACCTGTGTGTGATCGGCAGCGGTCCGGGCGGGCAGAAGGCGGCGATCCAGGCCGCCAAGCTCGGCAAGCGGGTGTGCCTCGTCGAGCAGCGCGAGCAGGTGGGCGGGGTCGCGGTGCACACCGGCACCATCCCCTCGAAGGCGCTGCGCGAGATGATCCTGCGCGCCGGCGGCATCCGCAGCGCGGCGCCGCGGCTGCAGGACTTCCTCGCCGCCGGCCGCGCCGCGACGCTCAAGCAGCTCTGGAGCTACTACGACACGGTCATCCAGACCGAGGTGCAGATCGTCCAGCGGCAACTGGCGCACAACGAGATCGAGCTGGTGTACGGCAGCGCCCGCTTCGTCGACCCGCACACCGTCGAGGCCGCCGGCCTCACCGCCACCGAGACCATCGTCGCGGACGCGTTCGTGATCGCGGTCGGCAGCGTGCCGGCGCGGCCGGCGCAGGTGCCGTTCGACGGCGTCACCGTCTTCACCACCGACGAGCTGTTCTCGCTCCCCGCCGTGCCGCACTCGATGGTGATCGTCGGCGGCGGCGTCATCGGCACCGAGTACGCGTCGATGCTGGCGGTGCTCGGCGTCCGCGTCACCCTGATCGAGAGCCGGCCGCGGCTGCTCGAGTTCGTCGACGGCGAGATCGTCGAGGCGCTGCAGTACCACCTGCGCCAGCACGGCGTGGCGCTGCGGCTCGGCGAGCACGTGGTGACCATCCGTGCCGTCCCGGCGAGCGGCGGCGGCCGCTCCGCCACCGGGCAGATGGCCGAGGTGACGCTGGAGAGCGGCAAGTCGGTGATCGCCGACTGCCTCATGTACTGCGTCGGCCGGCAGGGCGCGACCGCGGGGCTCAACCTCGCCGCGGTCGGCCTCGAAGCCGACGCCCGCGGCCGCCTCAAGGTCGACGCCGGCTACGCCACCAGCGTGCCGCACGTGCGCGCCGTCGGCGACGTCATCGGCTTTCCCGCGCTCGCCTCGACCAGCATGGAGCAGGGTCGGGTGGCGGTGTGCCGGATGTACGGCGCGGCGTGCGATTCGATGAACGCGCTGTTGCCGTACGGCATCTATTCCATCCCCGAGATCGCCACCGTCGGGCGCACCGAGGAGGACCTCACCCGCGCCGGCATCGCCTACGAGACGGGCATCGCCCAGTACCGCGAGATCGCCCGCGGACAGCTCCTGGGCGACGAGTTGGGGATGCTCAAGCTGCTGATCGCGCAGGACACGCACGCGGTCCTCGGCGCGCACGCCATCGGCACCGGCGCCACCGAGCTCATCCACATCGCGCAGGCGGTGATGGCCCTGAACGGCACCGCCGACTACTTCGTCGACGCCGTCTTCAACTACCCGACGCTGGCGGAGTGCTACCGCGTCGCCGCCCTGAACGGCCTGAACAAGCTGCGCAACGCCTGA
- a CDS encoding mechanosensitive ion channel produces MTIGRAWCAALLAVLLLGGRGGAAEPTAAAKAPAPTATAVLPIALADVAAKSDELAVYLTQVDERWQPGPDIQAIVSGLPVVAAEIHDKATATRRLLSGSPTLRDVDNLSEKWRLLRSQLDAWSATLTDMASALDREMGGLDDLRVIWRATKDEARAQNAPPALLDRIDTALGSIAGARKGGEARRQRLLELQDQVVAQAAMIREPLRDLANVRRQSFGRLLVADRDPVWATYPAEGMAAAVGSALAASREEIGGARDYLAGRGARVAFQLALFLVLAAALRRARPLVAQWARDDGSLGRGARVFEVPASAAAVVTLLATGWFLPDMPLLLVDLVGFAALLPTLRVLRRLVDPPAVPALWAIGIFYAVDQLTRFLSSQPFLEQLLFTVERLGAVAFLVWFIRSGRFRAMWDRDSRWAPVVERLAQALAVLIAVSAIAGALGYMQLSRYLQEANFDSAYAALVLFGSLQVLEALWAYVLRTRAARRLLMVTRHRALLQRRGEVLLGWLAGIVWVVVTLRNARLFEPLTEALRAALAAEVTVGSLTLSLGAVLAFAVTVWLSFALSRLVRFILAEDVYPRVALPPGMPYALSTLTNYAVLLVGFLMALAASGLQLDRFALLAGAFGVGIGFGLQTIVNNFVSGLILLFERPVKVGDVIQVASFSGEVRHIGIRSSTLRTFDGADVILPNGELISGAVTNWTLSDRMRRMEVTVGVAYGSDPDQVLALLRGVAVNHPRVLEHPAPVALFTGFGDSALNFVLQCWTDTLDKLATTRSELAVQINAALRGAGIDIPFPQRDMRLTGAPLAIRLVRDRGPKE; encoded by the coding sequence GTGACGATCGGTCGGGCTTGGTGCGCTGCGCTGCTGGCGGTGCTGCTGCTCGGCGGGCGGGGCGGCGCCGCGGAACCGACGGCGGCCGCCAAGGCGCCGGCGCCGACGGCGACCGCGGTGCTGCCGATCGCGCTGGCCGACGTCGCCGCGAAGAGCGACGAGCTCGCCGTCTACCTCACCCAGGTGGACGAGCGCTGGCAGCCGGGCCCCGACATCCAGGCGATCGTCAGCGGACTGCCGGTGGTCGCGGCCGAGATCCACGACAAGGCGACCGCCACGCGCCGCCTGCTGTCCGGCAGCCCCACCCTGCGCGACGTCGACAACCTGAGCGAGAAGTGGCGGCTGCTGCGCAGCCAGCTCGACGCCTGGAGCGCGACGCTCACCGACATGGCGTCGGCGCTCGATCGCGAGATGGGCGGGCTGGACGACCTGCGCGTCATCTGGCGCGCCACCAAGGACGAGGCGCGGGCACAGAACGCGCCGCCGGCGCTGCTCGACCGCATCGACACCGCGCTCGGCAGCATCGCCGGCGCCCGCAAGGGCGGCGAGGCGCGCCGCCAGCGCCTGCTCGAGCTCCAGGACCAGGTGGTGGCGCAGGCGGCGATGATCCGCGAGCCGCTGCGCGATCTCGCCAACGTCCGCCGCCAGAGCTTCGGCCGTCTGCTGGTCGCCGACCGCGATCCGGTGTGGGCCACCTACCCGGCGGAGGGAATGGCCGCCGCGGTGGGCAGCGCGCTGGCGGCGTCGCGCGAGGAGATCGGGGGGGCGCGCGACTACCTGGCCGGCCGCGGCGCGCGGGTGGCGTTCCAGCTCGCGCTCTTTCTCGTGCTCGCCGCCGCGCTGCGGCGGGCGCGCCCGCTGGTGGCGCAGTGGGCCAGGGACGACGGCAGCCTGGGACGCGGCGCGCGCGTCTTCGAGGTGCCGGCCTCCGCGGCCGCGGTGGTGACCCTGCTGGCGACCGGCTGGTTCCTGCCCGACATGCCGCTGCTGCTCGTCGATCTCGTCGGATTCGCCGCGCTGCTGCCCACCCTGCGCGTGCTGCGCCGCCTGGTCGACCCGCCGGCGGTGCCGGCGCTGTGGGCGATCGGCATCTTCTATGCCGTCGACCAGCTCACCCGCTTCCTGTCGTCGCAGCCCTTCCTCGAGCAGCTCCTGTTCACGGTCGAGCGGCTCGGCGCGGTCGCCTTCCTGGTGTGGTTCATCCGCAGCGGCCGCTTCCGCGCCATGTGGGACCGCGACTCGCGCTGGGCGCCGGTGGTGGAGCGGCTGGCGCAGGCGCTGGCGGTGCTGATCGCCGTCAGCGCGATCGCCGGCGCGCTCGGCTACATGCAGCTCTCCCGCTACCTGCAGGAGGCCAACTTCGACAGCGCCTACGCGGCGCTGGTCCTCTTCGGCAGCCTGCAGGTGCTCGAAGCGCTGTGGGCCTACGTGCTGCGGACCCGGGCGGCGCGCCGCCTGCTGATGGTCACCCGTCACCGCGCGCTGCTGCAGCGGCGGGGCGAGGTGCTGCTCGGCTGGCTGGCCGGCATCGTCTGGGTGGTGGTGACGCTGCGCAACGCGCGCCTGTTCGAGCCGCTGACCGAGGCCCTGCGCGCCGCGCTCGCCGCCGAGGTGACGGTCGGGTCGCTCACCCTGTCGCTCGGCGCCGTGCTCGCCTTCGCCGTCACCGTCTGGCTCAGCTTCGCGCTGTCGCGGCTGGTCCGGTTCATCCTCGCCGAAGACGTCTATCCGCGCGTCGCCCTGCCGCCCGGCATGCCGTACGCGTTGTCGACGCTGACCAACTACGCCGTGCTGCTGGTCGGCTTCCTGATGGCGCTCGCCGCCAGCGGCCTGCAGCTCGACCGCTTCGCGCTGCTCGCCGGCGCCTTCGGCGTCGGCATCGGCTTCGGCCTGCAGACCATCGTCAACAACTTCGTCTCCGGCCTGATCCTGCTCTTCGAACGCCCGGTGAAGGTGGGCGACGTCATCCAGGTCGCCTCGTTCTCCGGCGAGGTGCGGCACATCGGCATCCGCTCGAGCACCCTGCGCACCTTCGACGGCGCCGACGTCATCCTGCCGAACGGCGAGCTGATCTCGGGGGCGGTGACCAACTGGACGCTCAGCGACCGCATGCGCCGCATGGAGGTGACGGTCGGCGTCGCCTACGGCAGCGATCCCGATCAGGTGCTGGCGCTGCTGCGCGGCGTCGCCGTCAACCACCCCCGGGTGCTCGAGCATCCGGCGCCGGTGGCGCTGTTCACCGGCTTCGGCGACAGCGCGCTGAACTTCGTCCTGCAATGCTGGACGGACACCCTCGACAAGCTGGCGACGACGCGCAGCGAGCTGGCGGTGCAGATCAACGCCGCGCTGCGCGGCGCCGGCATCGACATCCCGTTCCCGCAGCGCGACATGCGCCTGACGGGGGCGCCCCTGGCCATCCGGCTGGTGCGCGACCGCGGGCCGAAGGAGTAG
- a CDS encoding amidohydrolase produces the protein MDTPIPAIDMWAPIVPTRELMAHIADHFPLPQLDYLRVFWKGEPTLETLRRAAAALAADDADIVAMLDQAHVTRTLITGFDEASSGGTVFVPNELVAAVAVAESDQQVPRDSVFVPNELVAAVAARHPTRFIPFAGVDILRGAAAVRETREWIAGRGFRGLSLRPFMINLPPDDRRYYPFYELCVELDVPVSVHASANWTTSRPSDLGHPRHFDQVACDFPELKLILSHAGYPWVLEACLLAWKHPNLYLELAAHRPKYFTAPGSGWEPLLRFGQTTIQDKILYGSGAFLIGRPVRELVDELRALPLRPAVMEQWLWRNAARLLGEAS, from the coding sequence ATGGACACGCCGATTCCCGCCATCGACATGTGGGCGCCGATCGTGCCGACGCGCGAGCTGATGGCGCACATCGCCGACCACTTTCCGCTGCCGCAGCTCGACTACCTGCGCGTCTTCTGGAAGGGCGAGCCGACGCTCGAGACGCTGCGCCGCGCCGCCGCCGCGCTGGCGGCCGACGATGCCGACATCGTCGCGATGCTCGACCAGGCCCATGTCACCCGCACCCTGATCACCGGCTTCGACGAGGCGAGCAGCGGCGGCACCGTCTTCGTCCCCAACGAGTTGGTGGCGGCGGTGGCGGTCGCAGAGTCCGATCAGCAGGTCCCCCGCGACAGTGTCTTCGTCCCCAACGAGTTGGTGGCGGCGGTGGCGGCCCGCCATCCGACGCGGTTCATCCCCTTCGCCGGCGTCGACATCCTGCGCGGCGCCGCGGCGGTGCGCGAGACGCGCGAGTGGATCGCCGGGCGCGGCTTTCGCGGCCTCAGCCTGCGGCCGTTCATGATCAACCTGCCGCCCGACGATCGGCGCTACTATCCGTTCTACGAGCTGTGCGTCGAGCTCGACGTGCCGGTCAGCGTCCACGCCTCGGCGAACTGGACCACCAGCCGGCCGAGCGATCTCGGGCATCCCCGGCACTTCGACCAGGTGGCGTGCGATTTTCCGGAGCTGAAGCTGATCCTCAGCCACGCCGGCTATCCGTGGGTGCTCGAGGCCTGCCTGCTGGCGTGGAAGCATCCCAACCTCTACCTCGAGCTGGCGGCGCACCGCCCGAAGTACTTCACCGCGCCGGGCAGCGGCTGGGAGCCGCTGCTGCGCTTCGGCCAGACGACGATCCAGGACAAGATCCTCTACGGCAGCGGCGCCTTCCTGATCGGCCGCCCGGTGCGCGAGCTGGTCGACGAGCTGCGCGCCCTACCGCTGCGGCCGGCGGTGATGGAACAGTGGCTGTGGCGCAACGCGGCGCGCCTGCTCGGAGAGGCGTCGTGA
- a CDS encoding VWA domain-containing protein, which translates to MRRPFLSIVLLLTAPPASAESSFTGNFELRRPDTNGAVVRGVIAYDVARHRLRYDYVDRLFHEIRRYDDPGFGPPPVPRVNQRRYEVGVRCDGGCRAHPIADAFPIYVNDPVIYAPTGAPPVTIAGLTCTEVAPRAGVDTPLVRLWFAADVICRARWADGAEYTFDTVVPADLSDSAVFTEPVDCRGTDRLDLLVLVDRSASITNAAYDQAREIIAELARRLRVAPSEANVAIAHFDVGVEPIMSFSEGTSLPSIDAAAGAMDCACTDTLDPALLPEEVPPGTPACCARRTSIAAALDAASNLLASSGRPDASPTSLTRKAIVVVSDGVTTTLRDGVTPCKVSACKKDVKRALADLKQAHHSIEVYGAAIGPRRGGSVLKLMKPVAKLASNAPRCPAADVCDPTTCGGLCECAECTAPSACDPSGLYCKINTIVPGGTTCELVDRICAAEYPNHCENRSCDEATASCEPEPTVCLPPTHPSCMVRQCVAATGQCVTQIYPDGPCGDDCALDADCDDGNACTVDRCIQTDTYKVCQFIPRTCDDGDPCTEDFCLSPSRGCESRPRPSTFCDDGISCTDDVCVPFLGCTNVPRPCDDGLTCTTDVCDVVTGHCVNRDATCPEGTTALLGACWTLTPFNVASGIAGAPTDCKTTCKSMGLRYDVATRAVAGSGGTDANCAAVLQALGASAGGLDAPSADCRSDRGGSGCFIDSIFLPGGFPGTGRCAKPATSPKATDGFQRVACACR; encoded by the coding sequence ATGCGCAGACCCTTCCTGTCGATCGTCCTGCTGCTCACGGCCCCTCCCGCGAGCGCCGAATCGTCCTTCACCGGCAACTTCGAGCTGCGGCGGCCGGACACGAACGGCGCCGTCGTGCGCGGGGTGATCGCCTACGACGTCGCCCGGCATCGCCTGCGCTACGACTACGTCGATCGCCTCTTCCACGAGATCCGCCGCTACGACGATCCCGGATTCGGCCCCCCGCCTGTGCCGCGCGTCAACCAACGGCGCTACGAGGTGGGCGTACGCTGCGACGGCGGCTGCCGCGCTCACCCCATCGCGGACGCCTTCCCGATCTATGTGAACGACCCCGTGATCTACGCGCCGACCGGTGCGCCCCCGGTCACCATCGCTGGCCTGACCTGCACCGAGGTCGCACCGCGGGCCGGCGTCGACACGCCCCTCGTCAGGCTCTGGTTCGCGGCGGACGTCATCTGCCGAGCGCGCTGGGCCGACGGCGCCGAGTACACGTTCGACACCGTCGTCCCCGCGGACCTGAGCGACAGCGCCGTCTTCACCGAGCCCGTGGATTGCCGCGGAACCGATCGCCTCGATCTCCTGGTCCTGGTCGATCGTTCCGCGTCGATCACGAACGCCGCGTACGACCAGGCGCGCGAAATCATCGCGGAGCTGGCGCGACGCCTGCGCGTCGCGCCGTCGGAAGCGAACGTCGCGATCGCCCACTTCGATGTCGGCGTCGAGCCGATCATGAGCTTCTCGGAGGGCACGTCGCTCCCGAGCATCGACGCCGCTGCGGGCGCGATGGACTGCGCGTGCACGGACACGCTGGATCCGGCCCTCCTGCCGGAGGAGGTTCCGCCCGGAACGCCGGCGTGCTGCGCGCGCCGGACGTCGATCGCCGCCGCGCTCGACGCCGCCTCGAATCTCCTCGCCTCCAGCGGCCGCCCCGATGCGAGCCCGACGTCGCTCACGCGGAAGGCCATCGTCGTGGTGTCCGACGGCGTGACGACGACCCTCCGCGACGGCGTCACCCCGTGCAAGGTCTCCGCATGCAAGAAGGACGTGAAGCGCGCCCTCGCGGACCTGAAGCAGGCCCATCACAGCATCGAGGTGTACGGGGCCGCGATTGGCCCGCGCCGCGGCGGGTCCGTGCTCAAGCTCATGAAGCCGGTCGCGAAGCTCGCGTCGAACGCGCCCCGGTGCCCCGCGGCGGACGTGTGCGATCCGACCACGTGCGGCGGGCTCTGCGAGTGCGCGGAGTGTACGGCGCCGAGCGCGTGCGACCCCTCGGGCCTCTACTGCAAGATCAACACGATCGTGCCGGGCGGGACGACCTGCGAGCTGGTCGACCGGATCTGCGCGGCCGAGTACCCGAACCACTGCGAGAACCGGTCCTGCGACGAAGCGACGGCCTCCTGCGAGCCGGAACCCACCGTGTGCCTCCCCCCGACCCACCCGAGCTGCATGGTGCGCCAATGCGTCGCGGCCACGGGCCAGTGCGTCACCCAGATCTACCCGGACGGGCCGTGCGGCGACGATTGCGCGCTCGACGCGGACTGCGACGACGGCAACGCCTGCACCGTCGACCGCTGCATCCAGACGGACACGTACAAGGTCTGCCAGTTCATCCCCAGGACGTGCGACGACGGCGATCCGTGCACGGAGGACTTCTGCCTCTCGCCGAGCCGCGGGTGTGAGTCCCGTCCGCGGCCCTCCACCTTCTGCGACGACGGCATCTCCTGCACCGACGACGTCTGCGTCCCCTTCCTGGGGTGTACCAACGTGCCCCGCCCCTGCGACGACGGTCTCACGTGCACGACGGACGTCTGCGACGTCGTCACCGGTCATTGCGTGAACCGCGATGCGACCTGCCCCGAGGGAACGACTGCGCTGCTCGGCGCCTGCTGGACCCTCACCCCCTTCAACGTCGCGAGCGGGATCGCCGGCGCGCCGACCGACTGCAAGACGACATGCAAGAGCATGGGTCTCCGCTACGACGTCGCCACCCGTGCCGTCGCGGGCAGCGGAGGCACCGACGCGAACTGCGCGGCCGTGTTGCAGGCCCTCGGCGCCTCGGCCGGCGGCCTCGATGCGCCGTCAGCGGATTGCCGCAGCGACCGGGGTGGCAGCGGCTGCTTCATCGACAGCATCTTCTTGCCCGGAGGGTTTCCCGGCACCGGACGCTGCGCCAAGCCCGCCACGAGCCCGAAAGCCACCGACGGCTTCCAGCGCGTCGCGTGCGCCTGCCGGTAG
- a CDS encoding VCBS repeat-containing protein: MALALGCGEGHSPTAVAARAPSAARLFPGASFDVGGSANAVAAADLDGDGAPDMVTANGYDDEIAVLFGRGDGTFLDARLFATGVAPSAVAVADINRDGYADVVTANADSNDVSVFLGRGHRTFAPARPFPVGTGPIAVAVADVNRDGVPDLATANADSHDVTVLLGRGDGTFASPLAIPVTSPRALALADLNKDGRIDLAVATADLNQVTVAWGRGDGTFPVMAAFPTGTEPVSLAVADVNRDRRPDLISANHASDDVSVLLGLEDGGFTTGGTFAVGSAPSAVAVADLNRDGRIDLVTADTESGTLSVLFGHGDGTFADAQHGAAGEIPVALAVADFDGDRRVDIAAAGSSSVSVLFGTRTGTFADVRRFAVGSYPSCLVLADLDRDGRLDVATANSDSGDVTVVLGRGDGSFDAPQSFPIGSGQGSIAMADLDGDGSIDLVSADSAGDGVWVLSGHGDGTFSAPRPFVVDGGPHAVAIADLNADRRPDLITTNFYGDAASILFGDGDGTFSPFQSVELDRSPHSIAVADFNRDGRPDLATANLNAGNVTVLLQASDGTFETAQRLAVGNRPVAIAAEDLNGDGQPDLAVANCGSESVSILLGRGAGKLAVTQAIPVGLQPDSIAIADLNADRHPDLVIGDFATSDVWVLLGHGDGTFERAQTFLTGGSSPSCISVADLNGDGRPDLVTANYYSANISVLLGGSR; this comes from the coding sequence TTGGCGCTGGCGCTCGGCTGTGGCGAGGGGCATTCGCCCACCGCCGTTGCAGCCAGGGCGCCCTCCGCGGCGCGGCTCTTCCCCGGTGCAAGCTTCGATGTCGGCGGCTCTGCGAACGCGGTGGCGGCGGCGGACCTCGATGGCGATGGCGCGCCCGATATGGTGACGGCAAATGGGTATGATGACGAAATCGCGGTGCTCTTTGGACGTGGAGATGGCACGTTTCTCGATGCGCGCCTGTTTGCCACCGGTGTGGCCCCGAGCGCAGTCGCGGTGGCGGATATCAACCGGGACGGGTATGCCGATGTGGTCACCGCCAACGCCGATTCGAACGACGTCTCGGTGTTCCTCGGACGTGGCCACCGAACCTTCGCTCCGGCGAGGCCGTTTCCGGTAGGAACAGGGCCGATCGCGGTTGCGGTCGCGGACGTGAACCGGGACGGCGTCCCCGACCTGGCTACGGCCAACGCGGATTCGCACGATGTGACGGTCCTGCTCGGGCGAGGCGACGGAACATTCGCGTCCCCGTTGGCTATTCCGGTGACGAGCCCACGCGCACTCGCGCTGGCCGATTTGAACAAGGACGGCCGCATCGATCTTGCCGTCGCCACTGCTGATCTCAACCAAGTGACGGTTGCCTGGGGACGCGGCGATGGAACGTTTCCGGTCATGGCCGCCTTCCCGACCGGCACCGAGCCGGTCTCACTGGCGGTGGCGGATGTGAATCGCGACAGGCGGCCTGATCTGATCAGCGCGAACCACGCAAGCGACGACGTCTCGGTGTTGCTCGGATTGGAGGACGGAGGGTTCACGACAGGGGGGACGTTTGCCGTCGGCTCGGCACCGAGCGCGGTCGCCGTCGCGGACCTGAATCGGGACGGTCGGATTGATCTGGTCACTGCCGATACCGAATCGGGGACGCTCTCGGTCCTCTTCGGGCATGGAGATGGCACCTTCGCGGATGCACAGCACGGCGCAGCCGGGGAAATCCCTGTTGCGCTTGCGGTGGCAGACTTTGATGGCGACCGCCGTGTCGATATTGCCGCCGCCGGTTCATCGAGCGTGTCGGTGCTCTTTGGCACCCGCACTGGAACCTTCGCCGACGTGCGAAGGTTCGCCGTCGGCAGCTATCCGTCCTGTCTCGTCCTCGCTGATCTCGACCGAGATGGCCGGCTCGACGTGGCTACTGCGAACAGCGACTCCGGCGACGTGACTGTCGTCCTGGGGCGAGGTGATGGGTCATTCGATGCGCCGCAGAGTTTCCCGATCGGCAGCGGACAAGGATCGATCGCGATGGCCGACCTGGATGGGGACGGCAGCATCGATCTCGTGAGCGCCGATTCCGCTGGAGACGGGGTATGGGTGCTGTCGGGGCATGGCGATGGCACGTTCTCCGCCCCACGACCGTTTGTCGTCGACGGCGGTCCACATGCGGTCGCGATCGCAGACCTCAATGCGGACCGTCGTCCCGATCTCATCACCACAAACTTCTATGGAGACGCCGCCTCCATCCTATTCGGAGACGGCGACGGGACGTTCTCCCCGTTCCAGTCCGTCGAGCTCGACCGCAGTCCGCACTCAATTGCGGTGGCGGATTTCAATCGTGACGGCCGCCCTGATCTGGCAACCGCCAACCTGAACGCCGGGAACGTGACGGTGCTCTTGCAGGCGAGCGACGGAACATTCGAAACAGCGCAGCGGTTGGCGGTGGGAAATCGCCCGGTCGCCATCGCGGCGGAAGATCTCAATGGTGACGGTCAGCCCGATCTGGCAGTCGCCAATTGCGGCTCGGAGAGTGTCTCGATCCTGCTCGGACGTGGCGCCGGAAAGTTGGCGGTGACTCAGGCCATCCCCGTGGGGCTGCAGCCGGACTCCATCGCGATTGCAGACCTCAACGCCGACCGCCATCCCGATCTCGTCATTGGCGACTTCGCGACCTCGGATGTGTGGGTGCTGCTCGGACATGGCGATGGAACGTTTGAGCGAGCGCAGACCTTTCTCACCGGCGGATCCTCCCCGAGCTGCATTTCGGTCGCGGATCTGAACGGTGACGGCCGTCCGGATCTCGTGACTGCGAATTACTACTCGGCCAACATCTCGGTGCTGCTCGGCGGCTCGCGATGA